In the Nitrospira sp. genome, TGCCAACTGTTCAGCCGTGCGCTCCACGATGTCACGTAAATCGATCGGTACTGAGTGGATCTCCAGTTTACCGGCCTCGATCTTCGAAAAATCAAGAATGTCATTGATCAAGGTCAAGAGGGTGTCGCCGGAGTTGTGGATCGTCTCGACGTAGTGGCGTTGGGTCTCTGAGAGCGTTGTGCGCGCAAGGATCTCCGTCATCCCGATGACGCCGTTCATGGGGGTTCGGATTTCGTGGCTCATGTTCGCCAGGAATTCGGCCTTCGCTTTTGTTGCATCCTCTGCCGCCAGCTTTGCAATGGCCAACGCTTCTTCCGACTCACGGCGCCGTGCAGCCTCGAGAACCAATGTCATGAAATTTGCCAAGGCTTGGGCGAATTGTTGCTCATCAGAGGCCCACTCTCGGGAGGAGTCGAGGTGCTCGATCGAGACGACGCCGGACAGTTTCCTCTGCGTATGAAACGGGGCATCAAGCCGTGCGCCTGGCGAGAGGATTGCGCTGGCCAGTTCCTGAAAGGTCGGGTTGTCTATCGCCTGTGCTGCCGCAATGAGCTGTCCATGGTCAAGAGCCGACAGGTAGTGCGGGTATTGACTGCGAAGCAGTTTTTGACCGAAGGTATGTTGTGCGTTGAGTCGATCATAGTGATCGAGGCAGTAGAGCGACTGGGTTTGCTCGTCATAAATCCAGACGCTGACTCGATCGACGACGAGCGCGTGTGCCGCAATCGTGGTCAATTGCTTCGCCGTAACGGGGAGTGATCCTTCGAACACTGTGCGGTCTTGGACCAAGGCCAGGGTCGCGCTCTGTTGTTGGTGTAACCGTTCCTCCTTCGTGACCAAAGACTGATTCGTTGCTTGAAGAAGGGTCGCCTGTGCTTCCGCCTGCTGTTTCGCACCCACTGCTCCAACCAATTCCAGCTGGGCCTGCAGCTGTGCTGTCATCGCCAGACTGTTTGCCAAGGCAATGGCCACCTGGTCGGCCAATCGGCGAGCGTACGTCACATCTTGAGAAGGAGCAGATTTCCGTTGTCGATAGGCGAGCACCAATGCTCCACTGACACGTTCGTTCACGATGATCGGAAAGATGATGAACAGCGAGAGGCCTGGTCGCATCATCAGGGAAAGATAAGAGGGAAGAGCAGTCGCCGGTACCGCCATATGGTGTGGATGGGCGCTCATGGCAGCCAGATGTTCCTCGGAGAATTGACACTGATAAGTCTTGATCTCCTCTGATTGGTGCTGAATGTAGCGGACGGACAATTCGGTGGGCCCGGTGTTTTGGGGATCGACGAAAGTCATTCCCACGGCATCACACGCGATACTCTCCGTGATGCGGGACTGCACGATTTTCACCATGGTAGCCGGTTCATGGCTCGAGAGAATGGCCTGACTGATCGTCGAAATGGTCTCCAGCATCTGAAACTGTTGATTCAGCTTATCCGTCATGCTGTTGAACGAATCGGCCAACTGCTCGAATTCATCGCCGCTCTGAACGGTCACCTGGGTAGAGAAATCTCCGGTAGCAAGACGGGCGGTACCTTCCATCAACAATGTCACAGGTTGGAGGCTGCGTCGGATGTGAACAAGGCTGAGCAGGACGATGCCACTCAGTGTGCACGCGATCACCAGTAGGAATGTGTTGCGGAAATGTTCGACCGGCGCCAAAGCCGAGGTTCGTGTTTGGCTCAGGATAATGATCCATGGTTCGACCAGAAACATGTGACGGAGCGGCATCGACCAGGCTCCGGCGACATATTCTTGTGTGTCCAATTTCCACATCATCCCATTGCCCATGGGAGCAGCGAGATCGTGCCGACGAAGGTCTGGGAGCACGACAGGCTGAGCGAAGGTCGAGTAGAGGACCTGACGGCCGCCGTCCTCCACGACGAGATCCGTATCGCCCGGTAACGTCTCCTTGACCTGTGTGCTCCACAAGACGGTGTCGTCAACGTGTGCGGAGAGAAGGCCGGCCTCCCAGCGCGCGGGATTGACGAGACGAGTCAGCGTGAGTTGCGGAAGCTGGTTTGCAACGGGGACAATTTCGAGAAGTGATTTGCCCTCCTGGAGATGGGTGGTCTGTGCCTGCGTGAATTCCCGTCGATGAGGACCTGTCGCCGGATTGAGCCGCACGTCACGGAAGCGATGAGCCAACTCCTTCACCGAGGGGGTGATCGCACCCTCTTCTGTGACGGTGCCGTCTTGTGGCAGTTCGGCTACAATCCGACTTAGATCTGCCGAGATGGTCAGAAGATGGTCATACAGTACCATGCCCTGGGATTTACTTTCTTGCTTGAGTCGGGCAGCTGATTGTCCAATCAGCTGTTCCGCGACCTGGCGGTAGGACATCCACCCGAGAAGAGAAGTCGGGACGAGAGCACAAAGTACGAAGAGCCCGAGAAGGCGGCGTCCAATACGACTATGAACGAGTGAATGGGATAACGTCGTCTGCATGGCTTCAATAAGCTAGAAGTTCCTGGCCAAGCCGTAATATCCACCATCACTCGCTCGAATGACATCATCGTGACTTTTCTGCGCCGTCAGTGGCTTCACTGAATCTCTGTCCTTTCCCATACTGTAAATATCAAAGTCCGAGCTTATGGGGTGAAGGTGACGATCTTTCCTCGCTCCACCCTGGCCGCAATTGGCCCCGCCGCCATTACCACCCCCATTACCTCCGCCACCATTACTTCCCGCATTCCCACTGCCCCCGCCGTTTCCACCGCCATTACCACCCCCCGCACCCGAGCCAGCACCTCCACCATTTCCGCCAGCATTTCCACCGCCACCCGCGTTACCGCCAGCAGCAAGGTGTAGGTAGCCGTGACGCTGTTCAGTATTGGCAGTCGATGAGACAAACCATTCGCCGTCTGCTGAGAACGAGTAATTGGCGGGGATGAATTGTGGACCGTTATTGTGACGTAATTTCAGTTTGGCCAGACTGGAAATATCGTCGATTGTTTCGCAATTGATACGGTAATACTGATAGGGAGTCCCCCAGGGATCTAGCATGGTGCTACGCCCGATGTCTGTGAGGCTATCGGGGTATGTTCCGGTGCCCAACGCGAATCCTTTAATGTCCTTGGTGATCGCGTACAGTTCGGAAATGGCTCGTGCCACCCGTGCCTTCTCGATAAATTCCATGTAATTCGGGACGGCCAGAGCGGCCAAGACGCCCACGATTGAGATAGCCAGCATGAGTTCGATGAGGCTAAAGCCATCAGTGTGCAAGAGATACGATCGGCACGCTCGGCTCGGGCGAAACGGGGGCATCTCCCAAATGGATTCGCTCTCGTGTTTCATAGGGCTCGTCTAGTTGCTATGAGTCTTGAACGCATCCAGGGAGGACTTGAGTACTGACAAATTCTGTTCCATTTGTTTTGCGAGCGTGGCTAAGGCAGGATCCTCTTTCGCCGTAGCCAGTTCCCTGATCCGGGTGGCATCGAGGGCCAGTAAGACTTGCACATGTTTGAGTGCGATGATCTTCGATTGCAGCTGAACCGTCATGTGATTGACCAGATCAACCTCCGGGGTCAAATAGTCCCCTTGACGCAACGTGGTTCGAACGCAGAGGTTGCCGTTGCCGATCTGAGGGAATACATGTTTAAGCCGAGCGAGTGGGCCGGCCACCCGATGCATCAGCCGTATCGAGTGCATGCAATGGATGAAGACCACAAGACTTGCACCGAGTGCCCAGGGCCAGAATTTGGCGTGGAGGTTGAGGAGGTCGTTGGCGACGACGGCTCGCTCTTGCCAAGATAGCGCGGGATTATCGAGCGCTTGTAGGAGAGGTGTGAACACGGGAATGGCCAGCAACACGAAGATGATCAACGAATAGATGATGACCTGACTCAGCATACGGATCTGCATCGGGTGCACCATGTTGACCACACGCCGGGTGTGAGGACGGTCAGCCTGAGATGCCGCATCTGTGCGACCAGGTGGTACGACGGTGAGCGGGGGGGTCTGGCGGGGAGATTCCTTTATGGGGTTTGGTTCAGCCGGTGAGCCACGGTCCTGTTCTGATGTGCCGGTCGCGCGAAGTGGGTGCCCCATAATTAGGCAGCTTTCATGATCGGTGGTGAGTCCAGCTGAGGAGACTCATCAAATTCAAAACGTTGTTGCTCCGGCATGCGTTCCATCTCCAACTCGAAGGTTGCCAGACAGCCTTTGAATCGGCGGATCTCTTCGTCAAGTGTGTGCAGCGCAGACGTGATCTGGCCAGGCGCCTGTGTCTGCGCGCGGACCGCCACTGCTTCATAGGCCTCGGTGACGAGCGCCGAATGGAGGTTGATGGTCTTGATCCGATTCTCAAGGCTATCCAACATCGCGTTGAATACCTGTGCTTCCCGATGGAGGTAGTCGTGTTTCCGTAACCGTGCCCGTTGGTGCAGATCGCCGGTCCCGATCGACCGAAAGAGGGTGGAGAATCGATACAGTGGTCCGGCAATGCGGTGCATGAAATACAGGGAGTGGAGGAGCAGTGCCAGGAAGGTGATGATCAGCCAGGGCCAGATCCGTGAATTCAGCTCAAGAAACTGGGATGCCACCTGCGCATGTTGTTCCCAGGATAGGGATGGATCGTAGAGCGGCTGCACCATCGGCAGGAAGATGACGGCATACAGCATGATCAACAGACAGGCCACGTAGATCAGCGTGGTCCAGACAAACCAGTATTGGATGGGATGAACGAACAACTGTCTTCGTTGAAAAAGACCGATCATGATTCCATCGCTTTTCTCGTCCAGATGAGATGTGCCTGGTTCTTGAAGGTGAGGGTGTGATCTTTACTATGGTAATAGAACGATAAGGTTTGTTCATCGCTTCGAGAATCGCCGTAGGCGATCGTATACAACGTGCGAGGCCCTTCTGCACTCACCTCGATGCGGCGCATGGCTTGCGCATCCAGATGTTCGAAGCCGACGCTGAACGACACGCCGCTTGTGGTAAACACCAGCATGCTGTTCTCATATCCCTTTGCCGAAGTGACCCAGGCGCCGACCAACTCATTCGGGCAAGAGACGGGCTGGTCTCGCACCACAACGCTATAGATGAAACCGACCAGCATCAGCCCGGCGATGGCGATCAAGACCGTCGTTGATCTGCTCGCTGGTTGTTCAGGAGGATTTGCCGTCGCAGCGGACACTTGTCTCATGCATACCTCGGTTTCTCTGAGATACGTCGGTCATCAGCTCAGTGATGGCATCGTACCTCGCCTGGCCAATGGGTCAACAACTTGATCACTTCCCACAGAGCGGAGAAGAGGAAAAAACTGGACTGTCGGTGCGGATCGATACAACGGTCATACGCTCGGTTACTGATGACTGTGGAATGCCGAGGGTGGTGAGTTTGAGGAAACAGCCGGGTTATGGGAGTAACACGTTCAGTCGGCAAAGGACTGGGGAGTGGGTACGGAGGATTGGGGTGATTCGCGCAGCCTCTTGTGTAGCCAGGTCACCAATTCATGGTTCACGCGGTCGGGCTTGTCTTCATGAACGAAGTGTCCGGCATCCGCTAACGTGACAGTGGTCAGGTCCCCGACAAACCGGTTCAATCCATCCAGGTTGTGAGCACCCAGGGCCTGATCTTGTAGCCCCCACAAGACCAAGGTGGGAGTTTCGATCTTGGGATAGCCCAGACCGCGTTGGTGCAGCACCCCTCCGCCACGAAAGGCGGCTCGATAGTAATTCAGCATGGCGCTGAGGGCCCCTGGCGCACAGGCTTGCTTGCGGTAGCGCTGTACGATGTCGTTGGGTATGTGCTCCCGATGAATCGCCATACGTTCGAAGATCTTTCCGATGATGTAGCCCTGGGCCATGGACAAGATGGCCTCAGGAAGCCAAGGAATCTGAAATACCCCCATGTACCAGGAGCGGCGCAATTGTCGCCAGCGCCTGAGTTCTCGTTCAAAGCAAGCTGGGTGGGGGGCATTCAGAATCACAAGGGCTTTGAGTCGTTCCGGATACCGCATGGCATAGTACCAGGCGATGATGCCACCCCAGTCATGCCCAACCAGGATGGTCTGTGCCGATCCAGCGGCCGTCAGCAGTCCGTTGACGTCATGCAGCAACGACTCGATCGAGTAGGTCCCAAGACCACTGGGACGTGTCGTCCCTCCATAGCCACGTAGGTCAGGGGCCCAGACCCGATAGCCGGCTTCTGTCAGTGGCTGAATCTGATATCTCCATGAAATCGAATATTCCGGGAATCCATGCAGACAGAGTACCAGCCGGTCTCCGGTTCCAGCCATGGCGACTTGAAAGGACAATTGATTGGCCGAGACCCGGCGATATGAGAGGGCTGCAGCGTGGGGAAGATTCAGGTCATTCGTGCTCATGTGCAAAAACTTGGAAAATGCTGGTCAGATCGTGACGGCTTCGCTATGCTCACCGGAATGGAACGACCAAATTGGGTATTTCGGCAAGATCAGGGCAAATGGCTTGCGCATCCCGAAGGCAACCCGCAGCGGGAAATTCAAGCAGTCTCCTTCGAGGAGCTGCGGAATAAGGTTCAACAGCTGAGTCAAGACCTCGCAACAAGTCCTCGCGAGGTTCCACGTGTCGAGCGACCCGTAGTCGATCAGCCGCGCCTGGATACACCACGGTATGTGATCTCGCTGGATCAAGAGAAGTGGTGTGGGTACTTGCAGGGATATCCTGATCAGTCGGCACAAGGAGATTCCTTTGATGAAGTGGAGTTCAAGTTAAGTCTTCTCTGGCGTGATCTCGTCAACAGAAAATCTCCTACCCTCCGGAAAGCGGCCTGAACCCTGCGTCCTTTTGGCTCGCCTGTTTCTCGTCAGAAGGTGCGGCACTGGCTCGAGAGCTACTGATCCTTGCCGCGGCTTGAATCGTCCACCCTCCAGCATCCGGAGAAGGTTTCACCGGGAACCAATCGCTTGAGCCCCCATTCCGGATGGTTGAATGCATCGCTCGCACAGGTCATCGGTTCGATGGCAAGCGCAACACGTGGGGCATCCACGATGGCATCCCCTGTATAGACGACCACTGCGGCAAAGGCTGAGTCCATCGTGACGGTGATCGTTCGGTTGCTTGCGGAATGGCGAAGCGAGGCGGTAGCGAGCCCTTGGGTAGCACGCTCCAAATTCACATAGCAATGGTTGAACCGTTGTTGGGCGATCAAGCGAAAGCGACGGTAGTCCCACGGTGTGTCAGTCACGTCGCAGATCGTCCCAGTCGGCACGAGTCGTTCATTGAACTCCAAGTAACCAGTCCCAGGGATCTGTACTTCAGCCTCATCAATCATGGCGGTTCCCACGGTGAAATAGGGGTGAAATCCGATTCCCACCGGTGCGGCACGCTCACCGATATTTTCGGCGCTGAAGGTACAGGACAGTCCGTTGGCATTCAGCTCGTAGGTCACCGTGATGTTTAAGGAAAAGGGGTAACCTCTGTGGCTGTACGCTGCAGCATGGAGTGTCACCATCAACGTGGCTTGATTCGATTCAATGTTTCGGATGTTCCATGGGAGATTCCGAACGAATCCATGAATGGCGTTCGGGCCTTCCTTATCATTGCATTCCAGTTGGAATGTCTGTCCATCGAATGAATATCGGCCGTTGCCGATCCGTCCAGGAAAGGGGATCAGCACATCGCCCTGTCCGCCTCGTTTTCCAATGCCACCTGCATAGCCCCAGGCAATATCAACCTCCTGCCCAGCTCCATCAATGAAAAAGTATCGGCGTAACGATGCCCCCCAAGGAGCTATGACAGCTCGTTGATTGTCGTACAAGAGGGTGAGTTCCGTATCCGGTGTCACAAGTGTCATCGTCGGGGTTCTCCCTGATTGTGTGGCTTCTCTAAGGTTGACCATGTGAACGAACTCTTGATGTTCCATCCGGGGTTTCGTCCTGACAGAGATCGACCTGTACGGGCAATTACCCTACGGCGCCATACCGCTGGATCTGAGGTTCCGAGGCAAGAAGACCGGTTAGCTGTTGCAGCGTGGCCAACAGATGGGGAGTCACGAAATGTGCCTGTTCTGCTGCTGCGCTGGCCCACCGTTCGACAAACACAAAGTCAGTCGGATCGGCATGGTTCTGCAACAGCTCGTAGCTGAGGCATCCCGGTTCTTTACGAGTCGCATCGACGAGCGCAGTCAGAATGTCTCGCACCTGTGCCACGTGGTTGGGCTGAGCCTTAGCATGGGCAATCACACGGAGAGAAGTATCAGCAGTCATGGGATGCCCCACGGTTGGAATCTGAATCGGCAACAGCCTACTTCACAAAGGGATGGCCGGTTTTTTTCCATTCGTCGAGGTTCATGATGACCACGGAGGTTTGCGTGAATCCAAGCTCGCCGAGGGTTTGAGCGGCAAGGGTTGCACGCCTCCCAGCTTGGCACTGGAGCACAATCGGTCGCTCAAGGTCAGCTTTTTCTCGAGATCCGATGTGGGTCCAGATTTGGGAGTCGATGACGCC is a window encoding:
- a CDS encoding methyl-accepting chemotaxis protein, coding for MIGLFQRRQLFVHPIQYWFVWTTLIYVACLLIMLYAVIFLPMVQPLYDPSLSWEQHAQVASQFLELNSRIWPWLIITFLALLLHSLYFMHRIAGPLYRFSTLFRSIGTGDLHQRARLRKHDYLHREAQVFNAMLDSLENRIKTINLHSALVTEAYEAVAVRAQTQAPGQITSALHTLDEEIRRFKGCLATFELEMERMPEQQRFEFDESPQLDSPPIMKAA
- a CDS encoding alpha/beta hydrolase; translation: MSTNDLNLPHAAALSYRRVSANQLSFQVAMAGTGDRLVLCLHGFPEYSISWRYQIQPLTEAGYRVWAPDLRGYGGTTRPSGLGTYSIESLLHDVNGLLTAAGSAQTILVGHDWGGIIAWYYAMRYPERLKALVILNAPHPACFERELRRWRQLRRSWYMGVFQIPWLPEAILSMAQGYIIGKIFERMAIHREHIPNDIVQRYRKQACAPGALSAMLNYYRAAFRGGGVLHQRGLGYPKIETPTLVLWGLQDQALGAHNLDGLNRFVGDLTTVTLADAGHFVHEDKPDRVNHELVTWLHKRLRESPQSSVPTPQSFAD
- a CDS encoding antibiotic biosynthesis monooxygenase; translation: MTADTSLRVIAHAKAQPNHVAQVRDILTALVDATRKEPGCLSYELLQNHADPTDFVFVERWASAAAEQAHFVTPHLLATLQQLTGLLASEPQIQRYGAVG
- a CDS encoding prepilin-type N-terminal cleavage/methylation domain-containing protein — translated: MKHESESIWEMPPFRPSRACRSYLLHTDGFSLIELMLAISIVGVLAALAVPNYMEFIEKARVARAISELYAITKDIKGFALGTGTYPDSLTDIGRSTMLDPWGTPYQYYRINCETIDDISSLAKLKLRHNNGPQFIPANYSFSADGEWFVSSTANTEQRHGYLHLAAGGNAGGGGNAGGNGGGAGSGAGGGNGGGNGGGSGNAGSNGGGGNGGGNGGGANCGQGGARKDRHLHPISSDFDIYSMGKDRDSVKPLTAQKSHDDVIRASDGGYYGLARNF
- a CDS encoding response regulator; translation: MQTTLSHSLVHSRIGRRLLGLFVLCALVPTSLLGWMSYRQVAEQLIGQSAARLKQESKSQGMVLYDHLLTISADLSRIVAELPQDGTVTEEGAITPSVKELAHRFRDVRLNPATGPHRREFTQAQTTHLQEGKSLLEIVPVANQLPQLTLTRLVNPARWEAGLLSAHVDDTVLWSTQVKETLPGDTDLVVEDGGRQVLYSTFAQPVVLPDLRRHDLAAPMGNGMMWKLDTQEYVAGAWSMPLRHMFLVEPWIIILSQTRTSALAPVEHFRNTFLLVIACTLSGIVLLSLVHIRRSLQPVTLLMEGTARLATGDFSTQVTVQSGDEFEQLADSFNSMTDKLNQQFQMLETISTISQAILSSHEPATMVKIVQSRITESIACDAVGMTFVDPQNTGPTELSVRYIQHQSEEIKTYQCQFSEEHLAAMSAHPHHMAVPATALPSYLSLMMRPGLSLFIIFPIIVNERVSGALVLAYRQRKSAPSQDVTYARRLADQVAIALANSLAMTAQLQAQLELVGAVGAKQQAEAQATLLQATNQSLVTKEERLHQQQSATLALVQDRTVFEGSLPVTAKQLTTIAAHALVVDRVSVWIYDEQTQSLYCLDHYDRLNAQHTFGQKLLRSQYPHYLSALDHGQLIAAAQAIDNPTFQELASAILSPGARLDAPFHTQRKLSGVVSIEHLDSSREWASDEQQFAQALANFMTLVLEAARRRESEEALAIAKLAAEDATKAKAEFLANMSHEIRTPMNGVIGMTEILARTTLSETQRHYVETIHNSGDTLLTLINDILDFSKIEAGKLEIHSVPIDLRDIVERTAEQLAERAQRKGLHFLVDYAPSVPTAVKGDPIRIRQIVTNLLGNAIKFTQEGEVSIRVTLESPASGMNEPARIKLTVMDTGSGISPEGQAKLFRSFSQVDGASTRVHGGTGLGLSICKQLSKLMGGTIGVESEIGKGSTFWVILPFLLQPDALVPLDRDAFSADLCLCAAVESSSTRHVLTQYFSSWGISPHIADSEGEFLEHIMTGLAIEKGPVIAVIDERFDNMTDTQIVQTLLSDSTLQSVKIIRLVSLIRRAEAEEDTPSIHMQYVTKPLRFHALHQALVTALADEPLTTQQAQSAPMTPTLSGHILLGEDNMVNQEIALLMLQSMGCTVTVAQNGREVVDRAKQSRHDVILMDCQMPEMDGFEATTQIREWEQQESRSPIPIIALTAHATPGDREQCLSSGMSDYISKPFSMEQLHAVLTSWLPLKPRADDQESLVSRQPDLMTSISGTSVLASDSDAAFIVDQSAWKSITDLQRAGKPDMLARILSVYLADSHDVVATLRQGMADENAQTVSQAAHCLRSRSAMLGAVSLSELCHQLEDLSRQGQLKEAEPLVAPLTEAFAHASRIFQAELERRST